A part of Bacteroidia bacterium genomic DNA contains:
- a CDS encoding DoxX family protein, with protein sequence MKTTKIIYWVCTTIIVLFEGLLPALTSHTPIAVEGIRHLGYPDYFRVMLTVFKVLGALALILPAVKGRFKEWAYVGFGITFISAAVSHGVVDGLDFQTFFPLIILAILVTSYLSYHKIHLPA encoded by the coding sequence ATGAAAACGACTAAAATCATTTACTGGGTTTGTACCACAATCATCGTTTTATTTGAAGGTCTATTGCCGGCATTGACCTCCCACACACCTATTGCCGTAGAAGGAATCAGACACCTGGGTTACCCCGATTATTTCAGGGTAATGCTTACTGTATTTAAGGTACTCGGCGCATTGGCACTGATTCTTCCGGCGGTAAAAGGGAGGTTCAAAGAATGGGCGTATGTGGGGTTTGGGATTACCTTTATCTCTGCGGCCGTTTCACACGGAGTAGTTGACGGGCTCGATTTTCAGACCTTCTTCCCATTGATTATTCTTGCCATATTAGTAACCTCCTACCTTTCCTATCACAAAATACACTTACCCGCTTAG
- a CDS encoding DUF1080 domain-containing protein: MGSNRDTNETLLYLAGILVTFTGLIYLLRTATPETPPADDHAPGDITGLSLAKPQWEALFDGCDLKGWAVVERPAKVSVTDSSMVLNMTVYTSRHSFVRTNEKYKDFIFEVDFKRDSSIDSGILFRSENTPDTAFSALFGYMVKIDPSPTRRWTGGVFLDYGNGLNWLYPLEGDERAQQAEKAGGTWNHLRIEAIGEDIKVWLNDIPTAHLTDDKYCEGYIAFKIHYLMHDKEQEKLEIAYRNARIITQNPELYTMPMDLPAKNTKEKLDITYFR, translated from the coding sequence ATGGGTTCAAATCGCGACACAAATGAAACGCTCCTGTACCTGGCCGGAATTCTGGTAACTTTTACAGGGCTTATTTATCTGCTAAGAACAGCAACACCGGAAACGCCGCCTGCTGATGATCATGCCCCCGGAGACATTACGGGTTTATCGCTGGCCAAACCACAGTGGGAAGCCCTTTTTGACGGATGTGATCTGAAAGGATGGGCTGTAGTTGAGCGACCGGCAAAAGTTTCAGTAACCGACAGCAGTATGGTGCTGAATATGACGGTTTATACTTCCCGGCATTCGTTTGTCCGGACGAATGAGAAATACAAAGACTTCATATTTGAAGTAGATTTTAAGCGGGACAGCAGCATTGATTCAGGCATCTTATTTCGCAGCGAAAACACACCCGATACGGCATTTTCGGCTTTGTTTGGATATATGGTCAAAATAGACCCTTCCCCTACCCGACGATGGACAGGCGGCGTATTTCTCGATTATGGCAATGGGTTAAACTGGCTTTATCCGCTCGAAGGCGATGAACGGGCACAACAGGCAGAGAAAGCAGGTGGTACGTGGAACCACCTCCGTATTGAAGCCATCGGCGAAGATATCAAAGTCTGGCTCAATGATATACCGACCGCTCATTTGACCGATGACAAATACTGCGAAGGTTATATCGCTTTTAAAATCCACTATCTTATGCACGATAAGGAACAGGAAAAGCTGGAAATCGCTTATCGCAATGCACGAATCATAACCCAAAACCCGGAGCTATACACAATGCCTATGGATTTGCCAGCCAAAAACACAAAAGAAAAACTGGATATCACCTATTTCCGGTAA
- a CDS encoding VOC family protein, with amino-acid sequence MTIYPITPCLWFDDQAEEAAKFYTSLFPNSRIDHVSRYGKEGFEIHGKAEGTAMTVSFHLNGQPFTGLNGGPLFKFNEAISFQVMCETQEEIDHYWDNLTEGGSESQCGWLKDKFGVSWQIIPTILSKLLSDPAKAGRVTQAFLQMKKFDIQKLLQA; translated from the coding sequence ATGACGATTTATCCTATTACTCCCTGTCTCTGGTTTGACGATCAGGCAGAAGAAGCCGCAAAATTTTACACTTCGCTTTTCCCGAATTCGCGGATCGACCATGTCAGCCGCTACGGAAAAGAAGGATTTGAAATTCACGGAAAAGCCGAAGGTACGGCGATGACCGTGAGTTTCCATTTAAATGGACAACCATTTACCGGATTAAACGGAGGCCCTTTATTCAAATTTAATGAAGCCATATCCTTCCAGGTTATGTGCGAAACACAGGAGGAGATAGACCATTACTGGGATAATCTTACCGAAGGAGGATCCGAATCCCAATGTGGATGGCTCAAGGATAAATTTGGCGTGTCATGGCAGATTATTCCAACTATACTTTCAAAACTGTTGAGCGACCCGGCAAAAGCAGGAAGGGTTACCCAGGCATTTCTCCAAATGAAAAAATTTGATATCCAAAAACTCCTGCAGGCTTAA
- a CDS encoding 7-carboxy-7-deazaguanine synthase QueE yields MKNLRMKPTETLLKRGVSDPLPVMEQFYTLQGEGAWTGTAAYFIRLAGCDVGCHWCDVKESWAPAEDQYLPVAEITARALACGAERVVITGGEPTIYDLTLLTESLHDAGLKIHMETSGAHTLKGNIDWICFSPKKFLPPQDEFYQISHELKVIVYNEHDLAWAEQHAARCAPSVKLFLQPEWSRRDNITPKIIEYAMANPHWRVSLQTHKYVGIR; encoded by the coding sequence ATGAAAAACCTCAGAATGAAACCAACTGAAACCCTTTTGAAGCGTGGCGTAAGCGATCCTCTGCCCGTAATGGAGCAGTTTTATACGCTTCAGGGAGAAGGTGCATGGACGGGTACGGCTGCTTATTTTATTCGTCTGGCAGGTTGCGATGTGGGTTGCCACTGGTGTGATGTCAAGGAGTCCTGGGCGCCGGCGGAAGATCAGTATCTTCCGGTAGCAGAGATTACAGCCCGTGCACTGGCCTGCGGAGCAGAGCGCGTGGTCATTACGGGAGGTGAACCTACAATCTACGACCTGACGCTCCTCACCGAAAGTCTCCACGACGCAGGGCTGAAGATTCACATGGAGACTTCAGGGGCACATACGCTTAAAGGCAATATCGACTGGATTTGTTTTTCCCCTAAAAAATTTCTTCCCCCACAGGACGAATTTTACCAGATTTCACACGAACTGAAGGTTATTGTTTACAATGAACATGATCTGGCGTGGGCAGAACAGCATGCGGCCCGTTGTGCGCCATCTGTAAAACTTTTTCTTCAGCCAGAATGGAGTCGCCGGGATAATATTACCCCCAAAATCATCGAATACGCAATGGCAAATCCTCATTGGAGGGTAAGTTTGCAAACGCACAAGTATGTAGGGATTCGGTAA
- a CDS encoding dihydrofolate reductase family protein — MRKLKLQVQISLDGYIAGPNSEMDWLEWNWTEDINQYVQSITEPVDCILLGRNLAEGFIPTWESHLTNPEMAPFAKKMVETPKVVFTKTLEESKWANTVIAKGELAGEVNRLKNQEGKDIIVYGGGTFVSSLVEANLIDEYHLFFNPTAIGAGMKIFTGKTSLALEKSIPFSCGINVLFYTPKKS; from the coding sequence ATGAGAAAGTTAAAATTGCAGGTACAAATATCCCTTGACGGGTACATCGCCGGACCAAATAGTGAAATGGACTGGCTGGAGTGGAACTGGACAGAAGATATTAATCAGTATGTTCAGAGCATTACTGAACCCGTTGATTGCATTTTACTGGGAAGAAACCTTGCGGAGGGTTTTATTCCCACCTGGGAATCTCATCTCACTAACCCGGAAATGGCACCTTTTGCAAAGAAAATGGTGGAAACCCCGAAAGTAGTTTTTACCAAGACCCTGGAAGAATCCAAATGGGCAAATACTGTCATCGCAAAAGGCGAACTCGCAGGAGAAGTCAACCGCCTGAAAAACCAGGAGGGAAAAGATATCATTGTCTATGGAGGTGGAACATTTGTTTCTTCACTCGTCGAAGCAAACCTTATCGATGAATATCATTTGTTTTTCAACCCCACTGCAATAGGTGCAGGGATGAAGATATTTACGGGAAAAACCAGCCTTGCTCTGGAGAAGAGTATCCCATTTTCCTGCGGAATAAACGTTCTTTTTTATACCCCTAAGAAAAGTTAA
- a CDS encoding VOC family protein, with amino-acid sequence MTHIDAYLTFNGNCREAMTFYQKCLGGELSFQTIGDSPLADKMPETMKVCILHASLKHGRMALLGSDMVGEKGLHKGNSVSLSLNCSSEEEIKVLYQQLSTGGIATHPLEDTFWGAIFGGLTDKYGIHWLLNYNKTANLSII; translated from the coding sequence ATGACGCATATCGATGCCTATCTTACCTTCAACGGCAACTGCCGTGAGGCTATGACTTTTTATCAGAAATGTCTCGGTGGTGAACTCAGTTTTCAAACGATTGGAGACTCGCCACTCGCTGATAAAATGCCGGAAACAATGAAAGTTTGTATACTGCATGCCAGCCTTAAACACGGAAGAATGGCACTTTTAGGATCAGATATGGTAGGCGAAAAAGGGCTGCACAAAGGAAATTCTGTTTCACTCTCCCTTAATTGCAGCTCTGAAGAAGAAATAAAAGTTCTCTATCAACAACTTTCTACAGGCGGAATCGCTACTCATCCTTTAGAGGACACCTTTTGGGGAGCAATATTTGGCGGCCTGACAGACAAGTATGGCATACACTGGCTATTAAATTATAACAAAACTGCTAACCTTTCAATAATATGA